One window from the genome of Salvia miltiorrhiza cultivar Shanhuang (shh) chromosome 7, IMPLAD_Smil_shh, whole genome shotgun sequence encodes:
- the LOC130993996 gene encoding replication factor A protein 1-like — protein MSTTNGCIRLSALAEKMRNKTVTVRILRLWIQKDMSGKEGIEMIVVDEWGDKIQASISASYKSNFLPLLKEGQITMMEKFQLVANKPNLQNAKINHACKIGLSLASKVSMPNENVKITENGFDFICFKDICMHDPTFVVDVLGEVQTPIINIDWVEFKNTKVSKSDVIITDTDGTRLTCVLWGSFADQLKSFMDSKSKEDKEPVIIALQFAMISKFKGLTKVSTMKNATRFFIRPDIQEVKDFIQRRGLRGEMSITSTTDISSCTQDLKNDKWFNTSLARTIKDIINSNEVGTYTCKGIIVDFHPTESWYYDACGNERCYKGIPKGSKVGDHCKKCNKPISKVIIRYCMRVLVEDSGEQTYFTLFEDCAFHLLKKTATQLLDEMESETGDRNGTPDILATLLEREFLFVVEVSMRFGTSASTSEDTKEFAKWILELSLSCFNSEMFGESTKKFRVIFYHADS, from the exons ATGTCGACGACTAATGGATGTATACGCTTGAGTGCCCTCGCcgaaaaaatgagaaataaaacTGTAACTGTCAGAATCCTACGCTTGTGGATTCAAAAGGACATGTCAGGCAAAGAAGGCATAGAAATGATTGTAGTCGACGAATGG GGTGATAAAATCCAGGCTTCCATCTCTGCAAGCTACAAGAGTAACTTTTTGCCTTTACTCAAAGAAGGGCAAATAACAATGATGGAAAAATTTCAACTTGTGGCAAACAAGCCCAATCTCCAAAATGCAAAGATCAATCATGCATGTAAGATTGGCTTGAGCCTTGCTTCGAAAGTGTCAATGCCTAATGAAAATGTCAAGATTACCGAAAATGGTTTTGATTTCATTTGTTTCAAGGATATATGCATGCACGACCCGACATTTGTCGTGG ATGTTCTTGGTGAAGTTCAGACCCCAATTATTAACATTGATTGGGTGGAATTCAAAAATACCAAAGTTTCCAAGAGTGATGTCATTATTACTGATACAGA CGGGACAAGATTGACTTGCGTATTGTGGGGTTCGTTCGCCGATCAACTAAAGTCATTTATGGATAGCAAGTCGAAAGAGGATAAAGAGCCTGTTATAATTGCATTGCAATTTGCAATGATATCAAAATTCAAAG GGTTAACAAAAGTTTCAACTATGAAGAATGCCACACGATTTTTCATCAGGCCCGATATCCAGGAAGTGAAAGATTTTATTCAAAG ACGTGGTCTAAGGGGAGAAATGAGCATTACGTCAACCACTGATATTTCTAGCTGTACTCAAGATTTGAAAAATGACAAGTGGTTCAATACTTCCTTAGCTAGAACCATTAAagacatcataaactcaaatgaG GTTGGCACCTACACGTGCAAAGGGATAATAGTTGACTTTCACCCCACGGAATCATGGTACTACGACGCATGCGGAAATGAAAGATGTTACAAAGGAATTCCCAAGGGAAGCAAAGTAGGAGATCATTGCAAAAAGTGCAATAAACCAATCAGCAAAGTCATTATACG ATATTGCATGAGAGTGCTTGTGGAAGATAGTGGTGAGCAGACGTATTTTACATTGTTTGAGGACTGTGCATTTCATTTGCTGAAAAAAACTGCTACTCAATTACTGGATGAGATGGAAAGTGAG ACTGGTGATAGAAATGGGACCCCTGACATATTGGCCAcgttgctagagagagaatttctcTTTGTAGTCGAAGTGAGTATGAGATTTGGTACGTCTGCATCCACTTCTGAAGATACTAAGGAATTTGCAAAGTGGATActt